Proteins encoded by one window of Candidatus Neomarinimicrobiota bacterium:
- the raiA gene encoding ribosome-associated translation inhibitor RaiA gives MKVNIVARHFDISEKTRDYIQAEIDHRLEPVYDRTVNCKMIVEKVKNDYIAEVILNVPGETLTAKQTSDDLSKSVDLVVKKMRKQLTKHKNKWKRPVDPHKQFVESIDEE, from the coding sequence ATGAAGGTAAACATCGTCGCCCGACATTTTGACATTTCTGAGAAAACACGGGACTATATTCAAGCTGAGATAGACCATCGACTGGAACCCGTCTATGATCGAACTGTCAATTGCAAGATGATCGTTGAGAAGGTTAAAAATGATTATATTGCTGAGGTGATTTTGAATGTACCAGGTGAAACCTTAACGGCCAAACAAACTTCAGATGATTTAAGCAAATCTGTGGATTTAGTCGTAAAAAAGATGAGAAAACAACTAACGAAGCACAAAAATAAATGGAAACGTCCCGTCGATCCGCATAAACAGTTTGTAGAATCTATTGATGAAGAGTAA